ATGAATTTGAACTGCCACAGGATGTACAGGAAGAGTTGGAGATCAATGATGAGCAACATGTTGCTGTGCGTTGTATTGTAACCTGGCATACGCAATCCGAGAAAATTACGATGAATTTGGCTGCACCGATCATCTTTAACGTAGAACAACAACAAGCCAAACAGATTATTTTGCAAAATACGCCCTATACAACCAAGCATCCATTACAGTCTCAGACGACCAAACAGACGAAGGAGGAGTTGTAAGTATGCTCGTACTCTCGCGTAAAAAAGGCGAATCCATCATTATTGATGATCAAATTGAAATTACTGTTCTGTCCGTTGACGCCGATACGATCAAAATTGGGATAGCTGCGCCTAAAAACATCG
The sequence above is drawn from the Paenibacillus sp. JQZ6Y-1 genome and encodes:
- a CDS encoding flagellar assembly protein FliW yields the protein MSNSSISPDHTTTLEESNYHFAKGIPGFPELNQYTVIPQYESFSLLQAADNPRISFIMVDPFVFFPQYEFELPQDVQEELEINDEQHVAVRCIVTWHTQSEKITMNLAAPIIFNVEQQQAKQIILQNTPYTTKHPLQSQTTKQTKEEL